A part of Paenibacillus sp. 481 genomic DNA contains:
- a CDS encoding NUDIX hydrolase, with translation MKEISAGGVVYRKREGQLEIQLIQDRYGKVSLAKGKMEAGETIEQTALREIVEETGIRGRIVAPIDTIYYQYVMPNVGTVDKEVHYYLVEAEAGDLQAQVEEIRGVGWFTPEQAWTQQQQAGYDNNDSIVKKAFALLELNV, from the coding sequence ATGAAAGAAATCTCTGCTGGAGGCGTCGTCTACCGCAAGCGTGAAGGTCAACTTGAAATTCAACTTATTCAAGACCGATACGGCAAAGTATCGTTAGCGAAAGGCAAAATGGAAGCGGGCGAAACGATCGAACAAACAGCCTTACGGGAAATTGTTGAAGAAACAGGTATTCGTGGCCGTATCGTCGCGCCAATAGATACGATTTATTACCAGTACGTAATGCCCAATGTGGGCACTGTTGATAAAGAAGTACATTATTATTTAGTCGAAGCAGAAGCAGGCGATTTGCAGGCTCAAGTTGAAGAAATTCGCGGAGTTGGCTGGTTTACGCCCGAGCAGGCTTGGACACAACAGCAACAAGCCGGATATGACAATAATGATTCAATTGTGAAAAAGGCGTTTGCTTTGCTGGAGTTGAACGTATAA
- the mtaB gene encoding tRNA (N(6)-L-threonylcarbamoyladenosine(37)-C(2))-methylthiotransferase MtaB gives MPSVAFYTLGCKVNFYDTEAIWQLFKNEGYEQVDFESTADVYLINTCTVTNTGDKKSRQIIRRAVRRNPDAIIAVTGCYAQTSPAEIMDIPGVDLVVGTQDREKLMDFVGQIQTDRTPINAVRNIMKTRAFEELDVPDFSERTRAFLKIQEGCNNFCTFCIIPWSRGLSRSRKPDSVLEQARMLVASGYKEIVLTGIHTGGYGDDLDSYALTDLLWDLDKIDGLERIRISSIEASQIDDRMIEFLNASSKMCRHFHIPLQAGNTDVLKRMRRKYTVEEFSTKLARIREAMPDVAITTDVIVGFPGETDEQFREGYEFMKSVGFSEMHVFPYSKRTGTPAARMEDQVDEEVKHARVHELIDLSEQMQLEYAQKFVGQVVDVIPEREAKGESGSGKIMGHSDNYLQVVFEGGEELIGQICRVKITEAGVNECQGVLTRVMSDSTLSRVANM, from the coding sequence ATGCCATCAGTAGCATTTTATACATTAGGCTGTAAAGTAAACTTTTATGATACAGAAGCCATTTGGCAGCTGTTTAAAAATGAAGGCTATGAACAAGTCGATTTTGAATCGACAGCAGACGTTTATTTGATTAACACATGTACGGTTACGAACACGGGCGATAAAAAGAGTCGGCAAATTATTCGCCGTGCGGTTCGTCGCAATCCAGATGCCATTATTGCCGTGACGGGGTGCTATGCGCAGACTTCCCCAGCTGAAATTATGGACATTCCTGGCGTCGATCTCGTTGTCGGAACGCAGGATCGTGAGAAGCTGATGGATTTTGTCGGGCAAATCCAAACGGACCGTACACCGATTAACGCGGTGCGTAACATTATGAAGACACGTGCGTTTGAAGAGCTTGATGTACCCGATTTTTCCGAACGTACACGTGCCTTTCTTAAAATTCAAGAGGGCTGCAACAACTTCTGTACATTTTGCATTATTCCATGGTCACGTGGTCTGTCCCGCAGTCGTAAACCGGATAGCGTCCTAGAGCAGGCACGCATGCTCGTTGCCTCTGGCTACAAAGAAATCGTCTTGACGGGTATCCACACAGGTGGCTACGGCGACGATTTGGACAGCTATGCATTGACTGATTTGTTGTGGGATTTGGACAAAATCGACGGCTTGGAGCGGATCCGAATCAGTTCGATCGAAGCGAGTCAAATTGACGATCGGATGATCGAGTTCTTGAACGCATCTTCGAAAATGTGTCGCCACTTCCACATCCCGTTGCAAGCGGGCAACACAGACGTGTTGAAACGGATGCGTCGGAAGTATACGGTCGAGGAGTTTTCGACTAAATTGGCTCGTATTCGTGAAGCGATGCCAGATGTGGCGATTACGACTGACGTTATCGTAGGTTTCCCTGGTGAAACGGATGAGCAATTCCGTGAAGGCTATGAATTTATGAAGAGCGTCGGCTTCTCCGAAATGCACGTCTTCCCATACTCTAAGCGCACAGGCACGCCTGCGGCGCGTATGGAAGACCAAGTGGACGAAGAAGTAAAGCATGCACGTGTGCATGAGTTGATCGACTTGTCCGAACAAATGCAGTTAGAGTATGCGCAAAAATTTGTCGGTCAAGTGGTAGACGTTATTCCGGAGCGCGAAGCCAAAGGAGAGTCAGGTTCAGGCAAAATTATGGGCCACTCCGACAACTATTTGCAAGTTGTATTTGAAGGCGGCGAAGAGCTGATCGGTCAAATATGCCGTGTGAAAATTACAGAGGCTGGCGTGAATGAATGTCAAGGTGTGCTTACACGTGTGATGAGCGACAGTACACTGTCTCGTGTAGCGAACATGTAA